In the Hydrogenimonas thermophila genome, ATAGGTGAGTATCATCTGCCTGATGGATGGGCAATTGTTGCAGCAGGCAATCGTGAAAGTGACCGTGGTGTTGTTTACCGCATGCCTGCTCCTTTAGCTAACCGTTTTGTTCATTTGGAGATGGAGATTGACACAGAGCAGTGGAGAAGATGGGCCATTAATGCTGGAATTGATGCATCAATTATTGGTTTTATAGGAGCTAGACCAGATGCTTTGTTTGCATTTGATGCCAAATCTTCTCACAGAAGTTTTGCTACACCAAGAAGTTGGGAGTATGTAGACAAAATTTTAAAGTCAACTCCAGAGCCTGAGCTTTTGATGCCTCTAATTTCTGGAAGCATAGGAGAAGAGTTGGCAGCAGAGTTTTTAAGTTGGCGTACTGCTGCAGGTGATTTGCCTGATCTTAATAATATATTAGAAGGAAAAGATGAAATTATTCCAGATGATCCAAATGCTTTACATGTTCTTGCTTCTATGATTATGCAATATGTGACACCAAAGACAAATCGTGAGACACTAGAGCATCTTCTTAATTATTTAATGAAAGTACCTGAAGAGTTTTCAGTTATGATTGTAAAAGAGTTGCAGCATAAAGGGGTGCTTCTTGAGAAAGCAGATAACTGGAAACAGTGGGTAAAAGAGTTTAGTTTTCTATTAGTGTAGAATTTTCTAAAAATTTAAACCTGAATTATATAATATAGGAAGCAAAGTAAAAAATATAAAAAAGTCAAAATTTTTTTCAAATTTTTTCAAAAAACTCTTGACACGAGATGAAGAGTCTGCTATAATTCCCGTCCACAAACGATGAGGCCCTTAAGTGAAGG is a window encoding:
- a CDS encoding ATP-binding protein, which codes for MRPEETKAALSHLVDEKVPLFLWGPPGIGKSSVVRQIAQEKCIGFIDLRLSLLDPTDLRGIPFFDQESRQAIWAPPAFLPDGKEEKGILFLDELNTAAPMVQASAYQLILDRRIGEYHLPDGWAIVAAGNRESDRGVVYRMPAPLANRFVHLEMEIDTEQWRRWAINAGIDASIIGFIGARPDALFAFDAKSSHRSFATPRSWEYVDKILKSTPEPELLMPLISGSIGEELAAEFLSWRTAAGDLPDLNNILEGKDEIIPDDPNALHVLASMIMQYVTPKTNRETLEHLLNYLMKVPEEFSVMIVKELQHKGVLLEKADNWKQWVKEFSFLLV